Below is a genomic region from Eupeodes corollae chromosome 1, idEupCoro1.1, whole genome shotgun sequence.
aaaatatagcgGGTGccgcttttattattattaaagaaaatttctgcTACTAGATTGTTTAGATAACAATTGTTTAATACAAAGAATTGCAGAGGCTGAAGTATTCGGCCGAACTGCTCAATGCAAGAACCAATTGTGTCGATTATTGGCTTTTGGCCCTTCTTTTATATTGCTCGAGAGCTTTTGTttacaatgtttatttttttgtttcttttttatacaaaaGCTTTTTGTAAAGCTTACGGCTTAAGGCTTACatgaacaaatacaaattttgtataagagaAGAGATTAgatttataagacaaaataataagttaagatttaaaaaaaaataattaattgttataaatttaaatttaagaaaaataagtaaGTGTTATAGTCTCCCCCTCTGGATCGATGATCGTCTCGATGGAGTGACAGGATTTTGTCTATTTCTTTGGTCGTCCTCTTTTACGCAGTCTTCGGACTGGTACTGCGGTGTTTTGTGTAGTACCACACTTTGTTTTTGCGGAAGAATGATAGGTTTCCATTGGTATTGCAAGGTCGTCCTTATGGGCGATTTGATTAGATGATGACTCGACTCTGTTTATGACTACATATGGACCATCCCTGTGGTACAAATTTCgatgttgtgttttttgttgcCTTACTCAAAACATGACTCGTTACCATTACCTCATCTCCCACTTTTATAACGGCTTGTGGATGTCTCTTCTTATCCACGTAGGCTTTGTTGTGGTCTTGTGTTTTTTCGGTAGTTTCGCGGGCGATTTGAAGAGTTTCGGATAGCTTTACCAGCTTTGGTGTTATCTGCGGAATTAAATTCTCAGATTCCGCAATAGTTCTTAGGTCATTGTTTACGTCATCGATTGTTCTGCATTCACGGCCGAAGATTTAATATGCTGGCGAGTACCCTGTACTTTGGTGTTCATGGCAAATCGGATAGCAGGTAAGTTTTCATCCCGCGTTTTATGTTCGTTTCCGAGCAGGATTCCTAGTTGAGTTTTCATATCCCGATTTCTTCTTTCAACCGGGTTGGATTCAGGGTGGTATAGTGGAGTTAACGTGGGTTGAATGTTCAACCAATAAACCAGTTGCTGCATGATAGTACAGTAAACTGTACTCCTTTGTCTGATATGAGGCGTCTAGGAGAAGCGTTAGCGCGAGTTAAGGTTACTgtgttaaacttaatttaaaaaaacacaaactgtTAGATGCGGCGCTACAACAGGTATATTTCCAACTCAAATAATAAATGCTATACAATTCTCTTTATATTGTTCAATCGTCAAATTGACAATAATATGCTGTGAATACATATTaggttaaaatagttttttgctGTGAGGCAGcatgaaaaatgaaatattaagtTACAATTATATCGTGGgaaaatgaatgaatttataATTGATGAGTGCCATGCCAATGACCGGGGTGATGACCGGGATGGAGGTCAGGCATGTAACTCGCGCAGTTTTCTGCAGTGGCATCTTTTAGTGGAAAAATGTCTGTCCACCTGCTGGCAACGTCTTCAATGATAAAGATCCATTGGTTGCCTTCTTTGGTTTTCGGCAAAGTCCCGACTAAGTCAACAGCCAAGACCTCGAACCGTTGGTTACTTGCTACTGTTTGTAATAGACCCACAGGTTTCTTATTTGTCGGCTTATATCGCTGACACTCGAGACACTTTACTTTCCCACATGCTtagttgttttatttcaattgctTTGTTGATTAAAAAGTTACAAGTTGGGTTTTCTTCCATTATACATTcgtcaataattttctttaatccttttttttataaaatttgtttatatgtgTATTCATACCAGATGTTATTTCtcaatattaattttctatATGGTACATCtaattctaaattatttttatttggaagaaagaaatttattattgaatgtttcttttaatgtttgtttaatgTTATATAAATCTTCAGGAGTGCAATGAATTGCAACAGTTCCAGGTtgtaaatattgtttcaaaataataattagattGTCAGGAGTGTCATACTCAATTAAATGTCTTGTTCGTTTAAAATTACGTATTTGTTCGTTTGCATTGAATCGTCCTTGGGTTAAAAGAATTTGCTGCTTAAATTGATTAAGaggttttgtagttttttttatatcaatattgTCGCTGCTCTCGGCAGAGTGCTGTGTGGCCGTACTAGAAGAGTCTTCATCTGAAATTTAGTTTAGATTAGATATTGCCTTGAAAGGGCATCAGCAACTACATTAGTAGTGTCTggcttataaattatttttggagcGAATTCCTCAATAAATGCGTGCCATCGTTTCATTGTGGCGTTAGGATTACGTACATGGATATTGCAAACGTAAGCGGTTGGTGATCCGTATGGATCTCAAGATTTGAAACTCCGTAAaggtaatttcttaaattttttaatgaccACACTATTGCATATAATTCTTTTTCATTCGTGGCGTAATTTTGTTCAGTTgtattcaatgtttttaaaatgaaggtTATTGGTTTTCCTTCCTGACTTAAAACTCCTGCTATTGCATTATTAGAAGCGTCAGTTGTcagtataaatattttatcaaaatctggTTGAACCAGTTCAATATGGttaatcaattgattttttaaattcttacaaGCTGAAATAGCTTCCTCGTCTAAagttttattcgtttttttagataattttttacATATTCTGCCGTTCTCTCCGGCAAAGTAATTAGTTAAGGGCTTTGTAACTCGGAGCATTCTTCAAACCAAAAGgcattcttaaaaattcatattttccgTTATTTATACTAAAGGCTGTTTTTTCAATATCTGATTTTTTCATCAGTATTTGATGGAAGCCTGATTCTAGATTAATTGTAGAGAAGTATTCAGCTTTTACCTACGTTTGACAATATTACGCTACTTTCTGGTATTGGATATTTATCTGATATTGTCTTTtccttcaatttttataatcgTAACCATTCTTAATTTTGGGCTACCGTCTTCATTTAATCCTTTTTTTCGTATAATCCAAATGGGAGACTTGTACGGACTTTTGCTTTGGCGTATTATACCATTTTctagtaaattttttatttccttattaaTAAATGTGTTAACTGACAGTGGGTAAGGAGTTTCGACTGTTGTCCTAATATCTACCCTTACATCCGTTCTAAGCAATGAATTCAAATCtatatttgaatgaatttttcaatttttttttaattatttcatcatttaatttttcaatatccgCATTATTCAAGATATTCTCGGAATCTTCTAATTCctttgtattatttataatatttatgtggGATTCACTTCCCACAATTCATTAGTTATAATAAGTAAAACAccttgtttggtttttaatttgttaaacaaaagaaacactTTATGATATAGATAAAACTATTAATATAATTGTTTaatcacacaaaaaaacataaatacttCTGCTGGGCGAACAAACGGACCGCGTACTCGACTTATCCCTTGGGCTGATTCTTTATATCTAACTCTTCCGCTTTTCGCATTTTCTTTGTTCTGTCTGTATTGTCTCGTACCAGTGTTGTCGTTTTATGTATTTCGTCCGTTTTGTCCAGTGCTGCCGTTTTGGGATcctacatttatatttttttctgattttttttttcattgttatcTACAGataagaatattttctttctccTATTATTATAGATTAAGACACCATTTTTAAAGTCCAATTTTATGGAAGCTTCTTTTAGTAGTCTGTAACCAATTAATAAGtcactttttggttttttgtatcTCGTAGAACACAACATCTCTATCAAAAATGTGAACTATATAATAATGCGttattagccgcgttttattatcaccatgatctgatccggatcagatcatgataataaaacagctttgaatcatcatatttttattatttcaagttTGGTATCTGTGTGAAATTCCTTCCTTCAAagtgacatttcaaaataaaacaaacaaaaaccacaAATGGAGGCTGCGGTAGTTGAtgtaagtaattatttttatttttgtttcttttttatgataaaaaacatttgtatttgcagtttttattggAAAGCGATGATAGCAGCACATCAAGCATTTCGAATTTGTCCAGATTCGATACAAGCTCAGACTCATCATCTGAAAATATTCCATCGAATcaccaaaaaatagaaaattttgtggATATAATTCGTAATTATTGCGATGCGAATTTTAAAATCCACTTTCGACTTGAAAGAACAACAGTGAACGTTTTGATAGGTatacaattagtttttcttattaCATGTATACATAttcatgcaattttttaaaaaaatttctagaTCGGTATAGCTTATTACTACGCTGCGATTCCACGCCAAAAAGAGGGCTGCCGAGAATTTCAGccgaaaaagaaatatatatatttctatgGTATATTGCAAATACCAACACTTTCCGCGAAATATCTAATTTATTTGGCATATCACGTTCAACCGCGTGGAATGTAGTTAAAAAAGTTACAGTATGGCTCATATCCATCGGGCATGAATATATTAAATGGCCAAGCAGAGAAGAAGTTGGGCAAAATATGGCAGCAATGGAAGCCAAAACTAAAATACCAGGCATTTTGGGCTGTATCGATGGATCGCACATAAAAATCAAGGCTCCCGTTTTAAATAAAGAGAACTATTTCAACAGAAAGCATAGTTATAGCATCTTGCTTCAAGGTGTTGTTAAtgctaaaaaaaagtttattaacgTTTTTTGTGGTGAACCGGGGAGCTTGCACGACAGTCGCCTTTTACGAAGATCGGAATTATATAGGGACGCGTGCGAAAGGACCGAAGAGCTTTTTCCTATCAATTCATTTCTTCTCGGAGACTCTGCCTATCCATGTCTTGACTGGCTTGTTCTGCCCTTTAAAGACAATGGAAATATGTCTGCTGCTCAACGTAAGTTCAACGAAATACATTCTTCTGGACGAATCGTAGTTGAACATTCTTTCGGTCTACTTAAAActcgttttcgaagaattcttcattttacggaacaaacaaatataaattctgCTGTGAACTTAGTTCTCTGCGCTTGCATCCTCCATAACATGTGTGTGGACAACAACGATGAATTAGAGGAAGGCCATCAGATTGATTCTTTTCCAGATCTTGATGTTCATTCTGGAACTTCAAATAGTTCTAGGCGACAACTGTTAATGGAAGTTTTAATCaatagaaatataatttaaaatataaaaatgaacttGCGCTCTTCtttattaaaagaaactttgttttattaaatttaaaataaacaaaaattcatttaaaaaagtactaacGTGTTTTATTTATGCATATGCATACATTTGAacaaacatcaaaacaaaataagaaaattcactgcattcaaaataaacatataacatatatttcaaaataaacagaaaaaacctattacatacatttcaaaaaaccaCATTTCATTAATCACAACAAATGTATATAAAGGAACTTATTtacataaaaactaaaaatcacaaaaaaatcaCTTGTAGGAATATattgacattaaaaatataaaaatataaaataaagaaactaaaCATATAAATTTATAGTTGTTAAAAGAATTACTTAATGAACCACAGCTTTatgtaaattcaaataaaactaatggtttattaaataattccCTTAGAAATTTTTCTTTCCTTACTAATTTTGCTTCTTTTCCTTTTTCCGCTtcgtccattttttttaatttgctggcagtatatttctttaaaagttgATACTTTCCGGCAGCGCTTTCTTCTCTCATCTGCCAGTATTTTTGCCTTGGGCCCATTCTCTTCGACGTTGCCGCAGGAGATACTGTCGGGCATTCCAACGTGTTCCCCATTGCACCGGCAGATGTTGTTGGTGTGGGTGAACTAATAGACGCTGCCGGGCTTGAATTTAtagacaaaagaaaaaatgttttatttatttatgcacaTATATATGTTTGTACAGGCAAAGATGATACCTTAGTGTTAATAAAACATCGATTGTTTGAGTTTTCGATAGtatcgattgtttttttttaaacaatcgaTTAATCGATAAACAATCGATagtgttattattaaaaataacaaattaaatgagACTATATAgctaaggaaaataaaaaaaagcttttccataacaaaaaatacaaataaaaaaaatcgacttTTTAAAGAgttctgatttttttcttttattttccaaaaatctattaaaaatgcttgaaatattttgtttttaaatgtttgtctttAATAAATGTTCATATTAAACAACGTTGGtgaaacaaatttcatttcaacCGGTTTGcaagtttttcagaaaatcGAACCGTTAAAAAACATTCCATCATCGTTTTCCCATGTTTGACTTTATCTCGAGTTCGTTTTTTTTCGACTCCGAAATTTACCAATACATATGAAATAAAGTGCataattaatgtaaataatatattatatttatttaaagtgagATTTCATTTCACAGCAAGAACTTATAGGTTTCAATTCACAGCATAccaatacctacatatttaaattCACAGATACGATTATGTATAAATTATCTTCAATGCATGTATTTACTTGAATATATTATAATTAGGGTGAATAAATAGCaatgtatttaaatgtttatctttCAATCTGTTTCTTTTCACATTCATGATTTGAccagcttttgaaaaaattcttttagaaGGAACAGAAGTCGCTGGacaacacaaatatttattggCCATTACTCGTAACATATTATTGCTTTTGAGTCACTTACTGGTGTTGATATCTGGTATTGTTGCTGATTAGACAAAAACAGTAAATCATTTGAAGTACATTCTGTACTTGAAGTTGAAGGTGCTGGCACTGGCACTGGCACTTCTGCTCTTTGGGCTGAGGACGCAATAATAGCAGCATACTCTCTTTGCAATATTTGGGATGCGTTGTCTGCTTCTTGAGTAGTTCTGAATCCAGTTTTTTTGAATCTGGGATCTAGTAATGTGGAAATCATATTCAATGTCCTGGTATTGAACGGTTTCAACCTCatattaattgaattatttaaggaATGAAAGACCTCTCGTCCTTCGATAGTTGTCAAACTGTTTTCCAAACTTGACAATTTGACGGAAATACCTCGTATAAGAGGTATAACTAGGGATGAAGTGACATAAGACTCACCCGATATTGTTGCTGTTGCGACATCAAAAGGTTATAGAAGCCTTTATAGCACACTATTGTGTGGCTATTTTTTTATCTTCCTTGTCGAGAacgaaatgcttttatttttattttattttatttaattacttcttataatatataatgataaatagtttttttaggtTGGGAGCAAATATTGCACCAGCACACGaattagatttatattttagaaaatgaacCGAACAACTCGAGAAGTAGATAGAGAATGAGAACGACAGAAAGAATCATGATTAAGGAGACACGATGGACTgttgattttcattttcgttaGGTTGCTTTGGTGAGCGTTtggaaactaaaaacttaaagtttaaaacGCAAGTATGTGGTTCGCGCAAACGATTTAATGTCGCGATtacaatatgttttattttatatccacCACATCACCCTCCTCCAATCGAGTGTCCCTCTTAGAgatttaagtcttttaaattaaattctgatttattttgactttaaaattatatacaatgcGCTGGCTTAAGGCGATCGATGGATatcgatacatttttgttttttatttgaactacaaaatgttttcttaggCGTCGAATGACGTTATATGGTCCTTCGTATGAAGGCATAAGACCTGTTTTGACCTTGTCAATTCTGACGAAAACTTGTTTACATGCGTTTAATTGCTTTGGAATGAAAATTTCATGATTTGGTTGTCGAGTTTCTGTTGGGATCAGATTTTTCATTGTGTCGCGAAGTTTCTCGATTAAACTGTCTGGAGATGTTTGCTTATTTTCATTGCCAACGAAAATTTCTCCAGGTAATCTTAGATTTTGTCCATAGACCATCTCTGCTGCCGAAGAATTTAAGTCTTCTTTGACTGCACATCGAATTCCTAACAGGAGTATTGGAAGTTCTGAACTCCAATTGATGGTATTGCACCTAGCCTTTAACGAACACTTGAGTTGTCGATGAAAACGCTCAACCATGCCATTAGCTTGCGGGTGATATGGCGTTGTGTGGATCTTGTGTATGCCTAACAGTCTAGAAAGTTCACTAAAAAGCTTTGATTCGAATTGACTTCCCTGGTCCGTGGTGATTTTTAAAGGAGTACCAAAACGGGAGATGAAGTTTTCGACAAATGCTTTTGCTACAGTGATAGCTGTTATATCCACAAGCGGATAGGCTTCTGGCCAACGCGTAAATCTGTCAACGGCCGTCAGAATATATGAAAAACCGTTAGATTGAGGAAGAGGTCCTACCAAGTCTAAGTGAATGTGATCGAATCGACCAGTTGGCACTTGAAATCTACCATATTCTGATTTGGTGTGTCGCTGAACTTTTGATTTCTGACATCCTATGCATGATTTGGCCCAagtgttgatatttttgttcatacttGGCCAGAAATATCGTTCGGAAATTAGTTTTCGTGTTGCGCGAATACTTGGATGGGAAATCCCATGAaggatgttgaaaacattaaaacgTAAATCAGATGGAACGAAAGGACGATTTTTGTTGGTTGAGGTTTCGCAGTAAATGTTCACGTTGGGAAATTTGAACtctttcaatgaaaattttgaagttttctttgagTTCTCATTACTGATAAGCTCTTTTAATTCTTTATCTGTGGATTGTAGTTTTGCGATCGTTTCTAAATCGATTCCGTGACTTTTCTTGGT
It encodes:
- the LOC129940878 gene encoding uncharacterized protein LOC129940878, which gives rise to MEAAVVDFLLESDDSSTSSISNLSRFDTSSDSSSENIPSNHQKIENFVDIIRNYCDANFKIHFRLERTTVNVLIDRYSLLLRCDSTPKRGLPRISAEKEIYIFLWYIANTNTFREISNLFGISRSTAWNVVKKVTVWLISIGHEYIKWPSREEVGQNMAAMEAKTKIPGILGCIDGSHIKIKAPVLNKENYFNRKHSYSILLQGVVNAKKKFINVFCGEPGSLHDSRLLRRSELYRDACERTEELFPINSFLLGDSAYPCLDWLVLPFKDNGNMSAAQRKFNEIHSSGRIVVEHSFGLLKTRFRRILHFTEQTNINSAVNLVLCACILHNMCVDNNDELEEGHQIDSFPDLDVHSGTSNSSRRQLLMEVLINRNII